A region from the Mucilaginibacter sp. CSA2-8R genome encodes:
- a CDS encoding DUF1501 domain-containing protein: MVSRRGFIKSGGLALMGVGLMGGIPGFLAEAVASEQIIKPYGKRKVMVCIFQRGAMDGLMAVTPFTDTYLKTARPTLFMSAAKGSTTGKPLIDLDGHYGLHPAMQAFEPMFREKRLGIVHGIGSPNTTRSHFDAQDYMESGTPFNKGTASGWLNRAVGLLGHDALTPFTAVSLTSAMPRSLYGDNPAVAISNLQDFAIQMRGNQAGANLAAKSFEDLYDNTSTGLLKSTGKESFDAVKMLQKADVRNYKPANNAVYPASALGNSLKQIAQLIKMDVGLEVAFTESNGWDTHYNQGTENGIFARNVTDLSKSMMAFWNDLSAYQDDVTVMTMTEFGRTVHQNGTGGTDHGRASCNFILGDNVNGGLVHGKMQPLAIENLEDGRDLAVTTDFRSVFSEVADRQLKVSNDRVLFPDWKGDKIGVMRA, encoded by the coding sequence ATGGTAAGCAGAAGAGGTTTCATAAAATCCGGTGGTTTAGCACTGATGGGTGTTGGCCTTATGGGTGGCATCCCGGGCTTTCTAGCGGAGGCTGTGGCGTCAGAGCAAATCATTAAACCTTATGGTAAACGCAAGGTGATGGTTTGTATATTTCAACGTGGTGCGATGGACGGGCTGATGGCGGTTACGCCATTTACTGATACTTACCTCAAGACGGCAAGGCCCACACTTTTTATGTCGGCTGCCAAAGGCAGTACCACCGGCAAACCATTGATTGATTTGGACGGGCATTATGGCTTGCACCCAGCTATGCAGGCTTTTGAGCCCATGTTTCGCGAAAAGCGTTTGGGTATTGTGCACGGCATCGGTTCGCCCAATACTACGCGCTCGCATTTCGACGCGCAAGATTACATGGAATCGGGCACTCCTTTTAATAAAGGTACTGCCAGCGGCTGGCTTAACCGTGCCGTGGGTTTGTTAGGGCACGATGCGCTTACGCCTTTTACTGCAGTAAGTTTAACATCGGCCATGCCGCGTTCACTCTATGGCGATAACCCGGCTGTTGCCATTAGTAACCTGCAGGATTTTGCCATCCAGATGCGGGGTAACCAGGCCGGGGCTAATCTGGCGGCTAAAAGTTTCGAAGACCTATATGATAATACATCCACAGGTTTATTGAAAAGCACCGGTAAAGAAAGCTTTGATGCTGTAAAGATGTTGCAAAAGGCCGATGTGCGTAATTACAAACCAGCAAATAACGCGGTATATCCTGCTTCGGCACTGGGTAATTCGCTTAAGCAAATTGCGCAGTTAATTAAAATGGATGTAGGCCTGGAGGTTGCCTTTACCGAATCTAATGGATGGGATACTCATTACAATCAGGGAACCGAAAACGGCATTTTTGCCCGCAACGTAACCGATTTAAGCAAAAGCATGATGGCATTCTGGAATGACCTGAGTGCTTACCAGGATGATGTTACTGTAATGACCATGACCGAGTTTGGCCGTACCGTACATCAAAACGGTACCGGCGGCACCGACCACGGCCGTGCGTCTTGTAATTTTATACTGGGCGATAACGTAAACGGTGGCCTGGTGCACGGTAAGATGCAGCCGTTGGCGATTGAAAACCTGGAGGATGGCCGCGATTTAGCTGTAACAACTGATTTTAGGAGCGTGTTTAGCGAGGTGGCGGACCGGCAGCTAAAAGTAAGTAACGACCGGGTTCTATTCCCCGATTGGAAAGGTGACAAGATTGGCGTAATGCGGGCTTAA
- a CDS encoding NUDIX hydrolase, with product MCILASMSNDPIQKWKVLKEQDVSPSPWFPLLQHTVELANGQIIDDYFFAPLGDVVMVLAITPNNEVVLARQYKHGLGEILLELPGGMQQKNTTILQSAINELEEEVGIKATADELIPLGKIANNPTKTRQITYGYIVFNAQFNSRQKLDPTENIEVITMPAPQVVEYAKNGKIWVTDSLNFILKAALIYPEVFGLK from the coding sequence ATGTGTATTTTAGCATCCATGAGCAATGACCCAATACAAAAGTGGAAAGTTTTAAAAGAGCAGGATGTTTCGCCAAGCCCATGGTTCCCATTACTGCAACATACCGTTGAGCTGGCTAACGGCCAAATTATCGACGATTACTTTTTTGCTCCTTTGGGCGATGTAGTAATGGTGCTGGCCATCACCCCAAACAACGAGGTGGTACTGGCCCGCCAATACAAGCATGGCTTGGGTGAGATACTGCTGGAATTGCCGGGCGGTATGCAGCAAAAAAACACCACCATTTTGCAATCGGCTATTAACGAGCTGGAAGAAGAAGTGGGCATCAAAGCCACCGCCGACGAATTAATTCCGCTTGGAAAAATTGCCAATAATCCTACCAAAACACGGCAGATCACTTATGGCTATATCGTTTTTAACGCGCAATTTAATTCTAGACAAAAGCTTGATCCAACCGAAAATATTGAAGTAATTACCATGCCTGCACCACAAGTAGTGGAGTATGCTAAAAATGGCAAAATATGGGTAACCGATTCGCTCAACTTTATCCTGAAAGCGGCATTAATTTATCCAGAAGTTTTTGGACTTAAATAG
- a CDS encoding pseudouridine synthase, with product MLDILYRDEQLIAVNKPHGLLVHRSSIAADVEEFALQILRDQINHHVYPAHRLDRKTGGVLLFALDKSTEVMMQQQFAANAVDKTYWAVVRGYTDDSGEIDYPLRKDNGTLQDAFTAYQTLARAELAVALGKHTTSRYSLVEAKPTTGRMHQLRKHFSHIFHPIIGDRTHGCNKQNKLFTETWQMDTMLLHALRLQFNHPVTNAPVIIEAPLQPEFERMANLMGWRDIVKDYLSPKTSG from the coding sequence ATGCTGGATATTTTATATCGCGATGAGCAGTTAATTGCCGTTAACAAGCCGCATGGCTTACTGGTGCACCGGTCGAGCATTGCGGCCGATGTTGAAGAATTTGCCCTTCAAATACTACGTGATCAAATTAACCACCATGTATATCCCGCACACCGGTTAGACCGAAAAACCGGTGGTGTATTGCTGTTTGCCCTTGATAAAAGTACAGAGGTTATGATGCAACAGCAATTTGCGGCTAATGCAGTTGATAAAACATACTGGGCTGTTGTTAGAGGTTATACCGATGATTCGGGTGAGATTGACTACCCTTTGCGCAAAGATAACGGTACCCTGCAAGATGCCTTTACCGCTTACCAAACCTTAGCACGCGCCGAATTGGCAGTAGCGTTAGGCAAGCATACCACCTCAAGATATTCGTTAGTCGAAGCTAAACCAACCACTGGCCGCATGCACCAACTTCGCAAACACTTCAGCCATATTTTTCATCCTATCATAGGCGACCGTACCCACGGCTGCAATAAGCAAAACAAACTGTTTACCGAAACTTGGCAAATGGATACCATGCTGCTGCATGCCTTACGCCTACAATTCAATCATCCGGTCACTAACGCTCCTGTAATTATTGAGGCACCACTGCAACCCGAATTTGAGCGCATGGCAAACTTGATGGGGTGGCGGGATATTGTGAAAGACTATTTAAGTCCAAAAACTTCTGGATAA
- a CDS encoding DUF4126 family protein, which yields MRKATETAIKQAIGLGAVAGLRAMLAPAVLSHYMSNHPSSAARLANLNFVQSPITAAITKILSAAEIAGDKVPSSPNRTALPQVAVRVASGALVGATIFRANRENAYRGMLIGGASALMATYASFYARKYLDKVPHVKDWYVAVVEDALAVGSGIKLTETK from the coding sequence ATGAGAAAAGCAACTGAAACAGCCATTAAGCAAGCAATAGGTTTAGGTGCTGTGGCTGGATTACGTGCAATGCTGGCACCGGCAGTATTAAGCCATTACATGAGCAATCATCCAAGTTCTGCTGCACGGTTAGCTAATTTAAATTTTGTGCAGTCGCCTATTACCGCGGCTATCACCAAGATATTGAGCGCTGCTGAAATTGCCGGCGATAAAGTACCATCGTCGCCTAATCGTACTGCATTACCTCAAGTAGCAGTACGCGTAGCCTCAGGTGCTTTAGTTGGCGCCACTATATTTAGAGCTAACCGCGAAAATGCTTATCGGGGTATGCTGATTGGCGGTGCTTCGGCATTAATGGCAACCTACGCCAGCTTTTACGCCAGAAAATACCTCGACAAAGTTCCACACGTAAAAGATTGGTACGTAGCCGTGGTTGAAGATGCGTTAGCTGTGGGCAGCGGCATCAAACTCACCGAAACCAAATAA
- a CDS encoding PA2169 family four-helix-bundle protein: MLTKEAAEQLNHLIIIANDGKIGYAQAADNVNSSMLKAIFVRLSGERAEFADQLRSLVVAGGAEPEHGSGPVGTLHRVWIDIKTAFVTNDNHSVLKECIKGDHAAESAYETALKEPSLTSEERNVVEQQLKLTRDALFALQQELTQVID; the protein is encoded by the coding sequence ATGCTAACCAAAGAAGCTGCCGAACAACTTAATCACTTAATTATTATTGCCAACGATGGTAAAATAGGGTATGCCCAGGCTGCCGATAATGTAAACTCATCAATGCTAAAGGCCATATTTGTTCGCCTTTCGGGCGAGCGTGCCGAATTTGCCGATCAACTGCGTAGCCTGGTTGTTGCCGGTGGTGCCGAGCCTGAGCATGGCAGTGGCCCGGTAGGCACATTGCACCGCGTTTGGATTGATATCAAAACCGCATTTGTAACAAACGATAACCATTCAGTATTAAAAGAATGTATTAAGGGCGACCATGCTGCCGAGTCGGCTTATGAAACTGCCTTGAAAGAACCCTCATTAACCAGCGAGGAGCGAAACGTGGTAGAGCAGCAATTGAAATTAACGCGCGATGCTCTTTTTGCCTTACAACAAGAGCTAACCCAGGTGATCGACTAA
- a CDS encoding TspO/MBR family protein yields MSAEYAVETNQARRFNPGALIVSLLTVAAIAATASACTISQIPVWYRTLQKPSFSPPNWLFGPVWTCLYVMIAVAAYLVWQRHDDSSLYKSTRTIYFVQLFLNFLWSIVFFGMHQVLGALIIIILLMVSIGVLIYRFNHFSKAASFLMVPYFLWVSFASALNFYIYLLNR; encoded by the coding sequence ATGAGCGCAGAATATGCTGTTGAAACAAATCAGGCCCGGAGGTTTAATCCGGGCGCTTTGATTGTTAGTTTACTTACCGTAGCTGCTATTGCGGCTACGGCATCTGCCTGCACCATTTCGCAAATACCGGTTTGGTACCGTACATTACAAAAGCCATCTTTTAGTCCACCCAACTGGTTGTTTGGACCGGTATGGACTTGCTTGTACGTGATGATTGCCGTAGCCGCTTACCTGGTATGGCAGCGCCACGACGATAGCTCCCTGTATAAATCTACCCGTACTATCTATTTTGTGCAGTTGTTCTTGAATTTTTTGTGGTCGATTGTGTTTTTTGGAATGCACCAGGTATTGGGTGCATTAATTATTATTATTCTGCTAATGGTGAGCATTGGTGTGCTCATTTACCGGTTTAACCATTTCAGCAAAGCTGCTTCTTTTTTAATGGTGCCGTATTTTTTGTGGGTTAGTTTTGCATCAGCGCTTAATTTTTATATTTACCTGCTCAACAGGTAG